From Synoicihabitans lomoniglobus, the proteins below share one genomic window:
- a CDS encoding acetyl-CoA hydrolase/transferase family protein has translation MTDWKSAAVSAEDAVAVIKSGDRVFIHGAAATPAPLLEALTARADLEDVRVYHLHTNGPAPFADRGREKEFRSVSLFTGQPLRAAIAEGRADFVPIFLSDIPQLFLSGQIKLDVAILQLSLPDAHGQCSLGTSCDAAKAAADMATLRVAEFNDQMPRTYGNNVVPLNRVDRWIHTNRPLLGHESPPENPIEARIGELIADLVEDGSTLQMGIGGIPNAALARMMEKRNLGVHTEMFSDHIIDLVEAGAITNHLKKVGTGRITTSFINGSQRLFDFVNDNPLVSFYPCNWTNDPVVIRSNPKVVAINSAIEIDLTGQVCADSIGHRIFSGIGGQVDFIRGAALSPGGKPIIALPSKAMGGRVSRIVTELKPGAGVVTTRGHVHWVVTEFGAVNIHGMTLRERGEALISIAHPDFRAGLTRDLCRIRHFPCPPEYGPLEE, from the coding sequence ATGACTGATTGGAAATCCGCCGCCGTTTCTGCCGAAGACGCCGTTGCCGTAATTAAAAGCGGTGATCGCGTGTTCATTCACGGGGCGGCCGCCACCCCGGCTCCGCTACTCGAAGCGCTCACCGCCCGCGCAGACTTGGAGGACGTGCGCGTCTACCACTTGCATACCAATGGGCCGGCTCCTTTCGCCGACCGGGGACGCGAAAAAGAATTCCGCTCCGTATCGCTTTTCACCGGTCAGCCCTTACGCGCAGCCATCGCAGAGGGCCGCGCGGATTTTGTCCCCATTTTCCTGTCCGACATCCCGCAACTGTTTCTCTCCGGTCAAATCAAACTCGACGTCGCGATCCTGCAGCTTTCGTTGCCCGACGCCCACGGCCAGTGCTCCCTCGGCACGTCTTGCGACGCCGCCAAAGCCGCCGCCGACATGGCCACGCTCCGCGTCGCCGAGTTCAATGATCAGATGCCGCGCACTTACGGCAACAACGTCGTGCCGCTCAACCGCGTCGACCGCTGGATCCACACCAACCGCCCGCTGCTGGGACACGAAAGCCCCCCCGAAAATCCCATCGAGGCCCGCATCGGTGAGCTCATCGCCGATTTGGTGGAAGACGGTTCGACCCTGCAAATGGGCATCGGCGGCATTCCCAACGCTGCGCTCGCCCGCATGATGGAAAAACGAAACCTCGGCGTGCACACCGAAATGTTCTCCGACCACATCATCGACCTGGTCGAGGCCGGTGCCATTACGAACCACCTCAAAAAGGTCGGCACGGGCCGCATAACGACGAGCTTTATCAACGGTTCGCAGCGGCTGTTCGATTTCGTCAACGACAACCCGTTGGTCAGTTTCTATCCCTGCAATTGGACGAACGATCCCGTCGTCATTCGCTCCAATCCCAAGGTCGTCGCCATCAACTCCGCCATCGAAATTGATCTCACCGGACAAGTGTGCGCCGACTCCATCGGGCATCGGATCTTCTCCGGCATCGGCGGCCAGGTGGACTTCATTCGCGGCGCCGCGCTGTCTCCCGGTGGCAAACCCATCATCGCGCTGCCTTCCAAGGCCATGGGCGGTCGCGTCTCGCGCATCGTCACCGAACTCAAACCCGGTGCCGGTGTCGTCACCACGCGTGGCCACGTGCACTGGGTCGTCACCGAGTTTGGCGCGGTCAACATCCACGGCATGACGTTGCGCGAACGCGGCGAGGCGCTGATCTCGATCGCGCACCCGGATTTCCGTGCAGGACTCACCCGCGACCTGTGCCGCATCCGGCACTTCCCCTGCCCGCCCGAATACGGTCCGCTGGAGGAGTAG
- the rph gene encoding ribonuclease PH: MSNSSRADGRTPNQLRPISFEANIAPHATGSVLVSFGHTRVICGATIEARVPGWMRAQNVSGGWLTAEYSMLPYSTHDRKQRDSSRGKLDGRSVEIQRLIGRSLRAVIDLQKLGQHTLWLDCDVLQADGGTRTASITGAYIAARLAVQTLLDSGKLKENPIKDSIGAVSVGIVDGVALLDLPYTEDRDAEVDANIVMTGGGQFVEVQSSGEESTFSPDQLTAMLGLATGGLKEIAALQTAFLTKQLLGNIGSLGSLGS, encoded by the coding sequence ATGTCAAATTCCTCGCGCGCCGATGGCCGCACGCCCAACCAACTTCGCCCCATTTCCTTCGAGGCCAACATCGCGCCCCACGCCACCGGCTCCGTCCTGGTCTCGTTTGGCCATACCCGCGTGATCTGCGGCGCGACCATCGAGGCTCGCGTGCCGGGCTGGATGCGTGCCCAAAACGTTTCCGGCGGCTGGCTCACGGCCGAGTATTCCATGCTGCCCTACAGCACCCACGATCGCAAACAACGCGACAGCTCCCGCGGTAAACTCGACGGGCGCTCCGTCGAGATTCAACGCCTCATCGGTCGTTCATTGCGCGCCGTGATCGATCTGCAAAAACTCGGCCAGCACACGCTCTGGCTCGACTGCGACGTGCTCCAGGCCGACGGCGGCACCCGCACCGCCTCCATCACCGGTGCCTACATCGCCGCCCGCCTCGCCGTGCAAACGCTGCTCGACAGCGGCAAACTTAAGGAAAACCCCATCAAGGATTCCATCGGCGCGGTCAGCGTCGGCATCGTCGACGGTGTGGCCCTCCTGGACCTGCCCTACACCGAGGACCGTGACGCCGAAGTCGACGCCAACATCGTCATGACCGGCGGCGGCCAGTTCGTGGAAGTGCAAAGTAGCGGCGAGGAATCCACCTTCTCGCCCGACCAACTCACGGCCATGCTCGGCCTCGCCACCGGCGGGCTCAAAGAAATCGCGGCCCTGCAGACCGCGTTCCTCACCAAACAACTACTCGGTAACATCGGGTCGCTCGGATCGCTCGGCTCCTGA
- a CDS encoding gluconate 2-dehydrogenase subunit 3 family protein, producing the protein MNTSIPSSDRLDRRTALKWMATAAASAALLPRSRAQPAPEPGVSVVTAPMGDGYGTDPDLLRDYAPGDLWPLTFNDHQRRTAAVLCGLIIPADNRSPSAADLKVHDFIDEWISSPYPAQAGDRALILQGLEQLDGLAQKRYGSPFADLRINAQATLCDKLAKMEEMDAATESALSASDREFRQLQRAFRRFRDLTAGGFFTTPEGLKDIGYLGNVPLAAFPAPPADLLKRLGLPVE; encoded by the coding sequence ATGAACACTTCCATTCCCTCCTCCGATCGTCTCGATCGTCGCACCGCCCTCAAGTGGATGGCCACCGCCGCCGCCAGTGCCGCGTTGCTGCCCCGCAGTCGAGCGCAACCCGCCCCGGAACCAGGCGTGAGCGTGGTGACCGCCCCCATGGGCGACGGTTATGGCACCGACCCGGATCTCCTGCGCGATTACGCGCCCGGCGACTTGTGGCCGCTCACGTTCAACGACCACCAACGGCGCACCGCCGCCGTGTTGTGCGGACTCATTATTCCCGCCGACAACCGCTCGCCAAGTGCGGCCGATTTGAAGGTGCACGACTTCATCGATGAGTGGATCAGTTCGCCCTATCCGGCGCAGGCCGGGGATCGTGCGCTCATTCTCCAGGGACTCGAACAGCTCGATGGGTTGGCGCAAAAACGTTACGGCAGTCCCTTTGCCGACCTGCGGATCAATGCCCAGGCGACGTTGTGCGACAAGCTGGCGAAGATGGAGGAAATGGACGCGGCGACCGAGTCCGCGCTGAGTGCCTCCGACCGCGAGTTCCGTCAACTGCAACGTGCGTTCCGCCGTTTTCGCGATCTGACAGCGGGGGGCTTTTTCACCACCCCGGAAGGACTCAAGGACATCGGCTATCTGGGTAACGTGCCGCTGGCGGCCTTTCCTGCGCCCCCGGCCGACCTGTTGAAAAGATTGGGTCTGCCCGTCGAGTAG
- a CDS encoding response regulator, with protein MASSPETITTIDAIWNMSAEERARAHPLRIEGRVGFFDEAWGNFWFEHDDVGYFAKLSQSAPHLAAGQHFVLEGTFVPNDGLQASRTAVTVRAEQVPITPLDINGKLGEVIHFDRRTVRLDAYVDSMQLVDHEHLRLNLIVENRPVVGWVRPRDPLHLPDLVGRFVTVVGVCSARVDPTSSQSSVEIWISNPADIETIGSIATDARFDQTLTPAGQVNRHKPGELLHLRGVVEERRVGQGILLRDVTGDIGVNSIQNQVIPRGALVDVVGRLQLAGERWVIDDALIRVASAEEAAVIRAELRRSGNRIEQVRELTQREAALGQSMQLQGTVVWSNPAVDFFYLADLSGGVRVKFDRTRFSAPNFYQQLEITGRTAAGAAGPEITMDSMLVMGTQSRPTPVPLTVEKARSGGAEAQWVEMRGFIHETVSDGDWRRVLMTSPTGEFEALLNSPVNFVANHGSLLRLRGVSETLRGPLGEVVSVRLRVPFIHDILIEEEAPIDVVDIPLRSVASLDRLSILEDMLRVKVEATVVHTIGTGTVIAQDGASGVQLFVRDPVPVVPGSRIEAVGILGRDGAHTVLRDVVIHELSAGVVPPPIRLDEAREIEPSLDLRLVETQGRLLSKVVESNHVRLTLERGSTVFDATWQLPPHVAGSRIPETGSLLRLRGIYHSLYDEAFRLNGFELQVRTSDDVTVVQKAAWLTGYRAMMIVGILSLGAVVGAIVVVLLRRQVKAQTDEIRRQIEKQGKLEAQLERDRRVRAVGSLAGGIAHDFNNLLTGIVGNLALIKTEPQVMALVGDSVHDTDEAVRRATDLTKQLVTLAGGGAPVCQPVEMKTWVEQTVRDAMPSTWQLVVDAPRVACRCAVDPGQLGGAVRTLVEYFNEKPRPDGRIHLTMTRGRGTVAMLKIELRDNVSILEPDQVAQLFDPYAESFYGEGRFALALAFSVVRRHGGNLRASSVPDGHGVIFEISLPFESSGDAGSDQSVPAAAAKDVPPRAARQETGCGDCPPRALARDSEASPAFAESEAPTRVLRVLVMDDEVVVNRVLGLILERLGYHVELTFHGDQCVEFFKAAQARGETPDLVLLDLTVPMGMGGLETVAILRTLDPEVKAVASSGYSVDPVMSAPTEHGFDGVLRKPYELAELRELVTGLIGAPGGRSAAAHASMTARLVQSGS; from the coding sequence GTGGCGTCTTCACCGGAGACCATCACGACGATCGATGCGATTTGGAACATGTCGGCGGAAGAGCGGGCCCGGGCGCATCCGCTGCGGATCGAAGGCCGGGTGGGTTTTTTCGACGAGGCCTGGGGAAATTTTTGGTTCGAGCACGACGATGTGGGTTACTTTGCCAAATTGTCGCAGTCCGCGCCGCACCTCGCGGCCGGTCAGCATTTTGTGTTGGAGGGCACATTCGTGCCAAACGACGGGCTGCAAGCGTCGAGAACTGCGGTCACGGTGCGTGCCGAGCAGGTGCCGATCACGCCGCTGGATATCAATGGCAAGTTGGGGGAGGTGATCCACTTTGATCGTCGCACGGTGCGGTTGGACGCCTACGTCGACAGTATGCAGTTGGTCGATCATGAACATCTGCGGTTGAATCTCATCGTGGAAAACCGGCCGGTGGTGGGATGGGTGCGCCCGCGGGACCCGTTGCACCTACCGGACTTGGTTGGCCGCTTCGTCACGGTGGTCGGCGTTTGCTCCGCGCGCGTCGACCCGACGAGCAGTCAATCCAGCGTCGAAATTTGGATTTCGAATCCCGCCGACATTGAAACGATTGGCTCCATCGCCACTGATGCGCGGTTTGACCAAACGCTAACGCCGGCGGGCCAGGTCAACCGGCATAAGCCCGGGGAACTGCTGCACCTGCGTGGTGTGGTGGAGGAGCGACGGGTGGGACAGGGCATTCTGCTGCGCGATGTTACGGGTGATATCGGGGTGAATTCGATTCAGAATCAGGTGATCCCGCGCGGGGCCTTGGTGGACGTCGTGGGACGATTGCAGCTAGCGGGGGAGCGTTGGGTCATCGACGACGCGCTCATTCGTGTGGCCTCCGCCGAGGAGGCCGCCGTAATCCGGGCGGAACTGCGTCGATCGGGAAATCGAATCGAACAAGTGCGGGAACTGACCCAGCGCGAAGCGGCGTTGGGGCAATCGATGCAACTGCAGGGCACGGTGGTGTGGTCCAATCCGGCGGTGGATTTTTTCTATCTGGCCGACCTGAGTGGTGGGGTGCGGGTGAAGTTTGATCGGACCCGGTTTTCGGCCCCGAATTTCTACCAACAATTGGAGATCACCGGCCGCACGGCCGCCGGCGCGGCGGGGCCTGAGATTACCATGGATTCGATGCTGGTGATGGGCACGCAATCCCGGCCGACGCCGGTTCCCTTGACGGTGGAGAAAGCGCGTTCGGGCGGCGCGGAGGCGCAATGGGTGGAAATGCGGGGATTCATCCATGAAACCGTCTCCGATGGTGACTGGCGGCGCGTCTTGATGACCTCGCCGACGGGGGAATTCGAGGCGTTGTTGAACTCGCCGGTGAACTTCGTGGCGAACCATGGATCATTGCTGCGGTTGCGAGGCGTTTCCGAAACGCTGCGCGGGCCGTTGGGCGAAGTGGTTTCCGTGCGGTTGCGAGTGCCGTTCATTCACGACATCCTGATCGAGGAGGAGGCTCCGATCGATGTAGTCGATATTCCACTACGGTCGGTGGCGAGTCTGGATCGTCTGTCGATCCTCGAGGACATGTTGCGGGTGAAAGTGGAAGCCACGGTGGTTCATACCATCGGGACCGGCACCGTGATCGCGCAGGACGGCGCCTCGGGAGTGCAACTTTTTGTGCGTGATCCCGTGCCCGTCGTGCCGGGCAGCCGCATCGAGGCGGTGGGTATTCTCGGCCGGGACGGGGCTCACACGGTGTTGCGCGATGTGGTGATCCATGAACTGTCCGCCGGCGTGGTGCCGCCTCCGATCAGGTTGGATGAGGCGCGGGAGATCGAGCCGTCTTTGGATCTGCGCCTGGTGGAGACGCAAGGGCGTTTGCTGAGCAAAGTCGTCGAGAGCAACCACGTGCGGTTGACGCTGGAGCGGGGCAGCACCGTCTTTGATGCGACCTGGCAATTGCCGCCGCACGTCGCTGGGAGTCGGATTCCCGAAACGGGCAGCTTGCTGCGACTGCGGGGCATCTACCATTCGCTTTATGATGAAGCCTTTCGGCTGAATGGGTTTGAATTGCAGGTGCGCACCTCGGACGACGTCACGGTGGTGCAAAAGGCAGCCTGGTTGACGGGTTACCGGGCGATGATGATCGTGGGCATCCTGTCCCTTGGTGCCGTGGTCGGCGCGATCGTGGTCGTATTGCTGCGGCGTCAGGTGAAGGCCCAGACGGATGAGATCCGTCGGCAGATTGAAAAACAAGGGAAGTTGGAGGCCCAGTTGGAACGTGATCGTCGGGTGCGCGCCGTCGGTTCGCTCGCCGGAGGCATCGCGCACGATTTCAATAACCTGCTGACCGGGATCGTGGGGAATTTAGCGCTGATCAAAACCGAACCGCAGGTCATGGCCTTGGTGGGGGACAGTGTGCACGACACCGACGAAGCGGTGCGCCGCGCGACGGACCTGACCAAGCAGCTGGTGACCCTGGCGGGCGGCGGTGCGCCGGTATGCCAGCCGGTGGAAATGAAAACCTGGGTGGAGCAAACCGTGCGAGACGCGATGCCATCGACATGGCAGCTGGTGGTCGATGCACCCCGGGTCGCATGCCGCTGTGCAGTGGACCCGGGTCAGCTGGGAGGAGCGGTGCGCACCTTGGTGGAATATTTTAATGAAAAACCGCGTCCGGACGGGCGGATCCACCTGACGATGACGCGAGGCCGGGGGACGGTCGCCATGTTGAAGATCGAGCTGCGCGATAACGTTTCGATTCTCGAACCTGACCAGGTCGCGCAACTGTTTGATCCCTATGCGGAATCGTTTTACGGCGAAGGACGGTTCGCGCTGGCGCTGGCGTTCTCGGTCGTGCGGCGACACGGAGGTAACCTGAGGGCATCGAGTGTGCCGGACGGACATGGCGTGATATTTGAAATCTCGCTGCCGTTTGAGTCGTCCGGCGATGCCGGGTCAGATCAGTCGGTGCCGGCGGCCGCCGCCAAAGACGTTCCGCCGCGGGCCGCTCGGCAAGAGACCGGGTGCGGCGATTGTCCGCCGCGGGCGCTTGCGCGGGATTCGGAGGCTTCACCCGCGTTCGCGGAGTCGGAGGCGCCCACCCGAGTTTTGCGGGTGTTGGTGATGGACGATGAAGTGGTGGTGAATCGCGTGTTGGGGTTGATCCTGGAGCGATTGGGTTACCACGTGGAGCTGACCTTTCACGGCGACCAATGCGTGGAGTTTTTCAAAGCCGCACAGGCGCGGGGCGAGACGCCGGATCTGGTGTTGCTCGACCTGACTGTGCCGATGGGCATGGGGGGATTGGAAACGGTGGCAATTTTGCGCACACTTGATCCCGAGGTCAAAGCCGTGGCCTCCAGTGGCTACTCGGTGGACCCGGTGATGTCTGCGCCGACGGAACACGGCTTTGATGGCGTGCTGCGGAAACCTTACGAGTTGGCTGAACTCCGGGAGCTTGTCACTGGACTGATCGGTGCTCCGGGTGGTCGTTCTGCGGCGGCGCATGCTTCCATGACAGCTCGCTTGGTGCAGTCGGGATCGTAA
- a CDS encoding thiamine pyrophosphate-dependent enzyme — translation MSDTALAPAPTPEEPKLTKKALTADHPTWCPGCGDFAVLASYYRALEQLNYPHESIVTMAGIGCSSRFPYFVNSHGGHFIHGRSVPFSAGVSLSRDDLKVFVFGGDGDGFSIGGNHLDHVARKNVNLTYVIMDNQVYGLTKKQTSPTSPQGFKSKTDPWGAIDQPINPMRKLVNSGATFVARSHATQVKHMVEMIKRAAEHPGFAVVEILSECIEFFPGAFDDSVPRKGGDFVTIDEAEHDKTDITAAMKLASEPWPGRFGVYLEIQRPTKNALEAGLITKAREKTKQAADKDLLKATFAKMR, via the coding sequence ATGTCCGATACCGCCCTCGCCCCCGCCCCGACTCCGGAGGAACCCAAGCTCACCAAAAAAGCGCTCACCGCCGACCACCCCACGTGGTGCCCCGGCTGCGGTGACTTCGCCGTGCTCGCTTCCTACTATCGCGCCCTCGAACAACTCAACTACCCGCACGAGTCCATCGTGACCATGGCCGGCATCGGTTGCTCGTCCCGCTTTCCCTACTTCGTCAACTCCCACGGCGGCCACTTCATCCACGGCCGCTCCGTGCCGTTTTCCGCCGGAGTGAGTTTGTCCCGCGACGACCTCAAAGTGTTCGTCTTCGGTGGCGACGGCGACGGCTTCTCCATCGGCGGCAACCACCTCGATCACGTGGCGCGCAAGAACGTGAACCTGACCTACGTCATCATGGACAATCAGGTCTACGGCCTCACCAAAAAGCAGACCTCGCCGACTTCACCGCAGGGCTTCAAATCGAAGACCGACCCGTGGGGCGCGATCGATCAACCGATCAATCCCATGCGCAAGCTCGTCAACAGCGGCGCCACTTTCGTGGCCCGCAGTCACGCCACCCAGGTGAAACACATGGTCGAGATGATCAAACGCGCCGCCGAACATCCCGGTTTCGCCGTGGTCGAGATTCTCTCCGAATGCATCGAGTTTTTCCCCGGTGCATTCGACGACAGCGTGCCGCGCAAGGGCGGCGATTTCGTTACCATCGACGAAGCCGAGCACGATAAAACCGACATCACCGCCGCCATGAAACTCGCCAGCGAGCCCTGGCCCGGCCGGTTCGGGGTCTATCTCGAAATTCAGCGCCCCACCAAAAACGCGCTCGAAGCCGGCCTCATCACCAAAGCCCGCGAGAAAACCAAACAGGCCGCCGACAAAGACCTGTTGAAAGCCACGTTCGCCAAAATGCGCTAA
- a CDS encoding DUF885 domain-containing protein, with protein MRWVGLYARRPALLSFCLFCCAFATAAPDWVERSNAEAQDFVEVVGAFQPEALTMFGIEGFDTQVADLGPDAGNRFRAAVSKVRDDYQSRLNREENPFVREDLAILIASADDEIDQSLVQEQYLLPFTDAGRRIYSGVFGLLKPDAAPERRVLALERLNRYVGLAPNTTAITTLAQHRYTEAAATDPSRLAPFVDEVERMLANTPRFIAGIRQMFDAPDFDAAAVAPALDRMEEILTAYDAWVRETVLPQARTDYRLPAPVYAQALRGFGLDIPPETLIQRAQTSSAEIRQEMTALAVLIAEQNGWEDSNYRAVIARLKEEQLTADEVLPYYEDIIRQVEDIIRRERIVTLPDRAMSIRLGSEAENAAQPAPHMLPPPLTGGTGEERGTFVLTSGTPPAEGEESETFDDFTFAAGTWTLTAHEGRPGHELQFAAMVERGVSLARSFFAFNSVNVEGWALYAEAELKPYEPLEGQLIALQHRLLRASRAFLDPMLNLGLITRDEAARVLREDVGLSSAMVTQEVDRYTFRAPGQATSYFYGYQRLMALRTATEVTLGAKFDRMAFNDFIIGQGLLPPELLAAAVRNEFIPSQQ; from the coding sequence ATGAGGTGGGTCGGGCTTTACGCCCGACGTCCTGCGCTCCTGTCTTTTTGCCTCTTTTGTTGTGCCTTCGCCACCGCCGCCCCTGACTGGGTGGAGCGCAGCAACGCCGAGGCCCAGGACTTCGTCGAGGTCGTCGGCGCGTTCCAACCCGAGGCGCTGACCATGTTCGGTATCGAAGGTTTCGATACACAGGTGGCCGACCTGGGTCCCGACGCCGGCAACCGCTTCCGCGCCGCCGTCAGCAAAGTCCGCGACGACTACCAGTCCCGCCTGAACCGCGAAGAGAACCCGTTTGTGCGCGAAGACTTGGCCATACTGATTGCCTCCGCCGATGACGAGATCGACCAAAGCCTCGTCCAAGAGCAATACCTGCTGCCGTTCACCGACGCCGGACGGCGGATTTACAGCGGCGTATTCGGCCTGCTCAAACCCGATGCCGCACCCGAACGTCGCGTCCTCGCCCTCGAACGGCTCAACCGCTACGTCGGTCTCGCTCCCAACACCACCGCCATCACCACGCTCGCGCAGCACCGCTACACCGAAGCCGCTGCCACCGATCCGTCGCGGCTCGCTCCGTTTGTCGACGAGGTGGAACGCATGCTGGCCAACACGCCGCGTTTCATCGCGGGCATTCGCCAGATGTTCGATGCGCCCGACTTCGATGCCGCCGCCGTCGCTCCCGCCCTTGACCGCATGGAAGAGATTCTGACCGCCTACGATGCGTGGGTGCGCGAGACCGTGCTGCCGCAGGCGCGCACGGACTACCGCCTGCCCGCGCCGGTTTACGCTCAGGCTTTGCGCGGATTCGGTCTCGATATTCCGCCGGAAACGCTCATCCAACGCGCCCAAACCTCCTCCGCGGAGATTCGTCAGGAAATGACGGCACTCGCCGTGTTGATCGCCGAGCAAAACGGCTGGGAAGACTCCAACTACCGCGCCGTCATCGCTCGCTTGAAAGAGGAGCAACTCACCGCCGACGAAGTGCTACCTTACTACGAGGACATCATCCGCCAGGTGGAGGACATCATTCGCCGTGAGCGCATCGTCACCCTACCCGATCGCGCCATGTCGATCCGTCTCGGCAGCGAGGCCGAAAACGCCGCCCAACCCGCTCCGCACATGCTCCCGCCTCCGCTCACCGGCGGCACCGGCGAGGAGCGCGGCACGTTCGTGCTCACTTCCGGCACGCCGCCCGCCGAGGGCGAGGAATCCGAAACCTTCGACGACTTCACCTTCGCCGCCGGCACCTGGACCCTCACCGCCCACGAAGGCCGCCCCGGCCACGAACTGCAGTTCGCCGCCATGGTCGAACGCGGCGTTTCCCTGGCCCGCAGTTTCTTCGCCTTCAACAGCGTCAACGTCGAGGGCTGGGCCCTTTATGCCGAAGCTGAGCTCAAACCCTACGAGCCGCTCGAGGGCCAGTTGATCGCCCTGCAACACCGGCTGCTCCGCGCCAGTCGCGCCTTTCTCGATCCCATGCTCAACCTCGGTCTCATCACCCGCGACGAGGCCGCTCGCGTGTTGCGCGAAGACGTGGGCCTCTCCTCCGCCATGGTGACGCAGGAGGTCGATCGCTACACCTTCCGCGCCCCCGGTCAGGCCACCTCATACTTCTACGGCTACCAACGCCTCATGGCGCTGCGCACGGCCACCGAGGTCACCCTCGGCGCGAAGTTCGATCGCATGGCATTCAACGATTTCATCATCGGCCAAGGGCTGCTCCCGCCGGAGCTCCTCGCCGCCGCCGTCCGCAACGAGTTCATTCCCTCGCAACAGTAA
- a CDS encoding 2-oxoacid:acceptor oxidoreductase subunit alpha → MVSPNTPDSPAGNPSASGAPKSINDVVIRMAGNSQDGIQSIGAFLARLAGRSAQDVMTYMTIPSTISGGPSIFQVRMGTGDILSSGDEADFLVAFYDHSYENHIGSLRQGGILIYDSDHLTVDAGGKDFTAIGVPFTSATIEAVGGSAKEKGKNIFVLGLLCRLFDLEVAKLTALINERFGKFGEDVVRNTMLAFDAGYAWPAQNIRDIYYKLAANADHSGHPQITTDGNTAMTLGLLAAGVRYGAGYPITPWSTIMETLRVELQKYGGMFVQAEDELGAIAYALGFAYSGHLAVTGSSGPGLSLKMEALGWATMAELPLIVINVQRGGPSTGLPTNVEQSDLMQAIYGSHGDAPRIVLAPQNVEDCFHIALEAGRLAREYSTPVIILTDQALASRIEAFDEPDVDAVMVEPGPHLQNHGEEFKPYPLDALTRHAPPGSKIEGTRYPTVTGLEHDEHGHPSGNPAQHQKMTNKRRDKLRQLAKEIARPEIHGAQEGDTLLVGWGSTYGPLREATNRSCAAGQKVGHIHIRHLNPLPPELERIFSRFRQVFVVEMNDRGLYGYGQLATLLRARYANPAIRSITKTDGLAFKVSEIQAGMASLSGTRTASVSAYPET, encoded by the coding sequence ATGGTTAGTCCCAACACCCCCGACTCGCCGGCAGGAAACCCCTCCGCTTCCGGCGCTCCCAAATCTATCAACGACGTTGTCATCCGCATGGCTGGCAACTCCCAGGATGGCATCCAATCCATTGGCGCCTTCCTCGCCCGACTCGCCGGGCGCAGCGCGCAGGATGTCATGACCTACATGACCATCCCGTCGACGATCTCCGGCGGTCCGTCGATTTTCCAAGTGCGCATGGGCACGGGCGATATCCTCAGCTCCGGCGACGAAGCGGACTTCCTCGTCGCCTTCTATGATCACAGTTACGAAAACCACATCGGGTCGCTGCGCCAAGGCGGCATCCTGATCTACGACAGCGATCACCTCACCGTCGACGCGGGCGGCAAGGACTTCACCGCCATCGGCGTGCCCTTCACCAGCGCCACCATCGAAGCCGTCGGCGGCTCGGCCAAGGAGAAGGGCAAAAACATTTTCGTGCTCGGTCTGCTCTGCCGCCTCTTCGATCTCGAAGTCGCGAAGCTCACCGCGCTCATCAACGAACGTTTCGGCAAGTTCGGCGAGGATGTCGTGCGCAACACCATGCTGGCCTTCGACGCCGGCTACGCCTGGCCCGCCCAAAACATCCGCGACATCTACTACAAACTCGCGGCCAATGCCGACCACTCCGGTCATCCGCAAATCACCACCGACGGCAATACCGCCATGACGCTCGGCCTGCTCGCCGCCGGCGTGCGCTACGGCGCCGGTTACCCGATCACCCCCTGGTCGACGATCATGGAAACCCTGCGCGTCGAGCTGCAGAAATACGGCGGCATGTTCGTGCAGGCCGAGGACGAGCTCGGGGCCATCGCCTACGCGCTCGGTTTCGCCTACTCCGGCCACCTCGCCGTCACCGGCTCCTCCGGCCCGGGCCTCTCGCTCAAAATGGAAGCCCTCGGCTGGGCCACCATGGCCGAGCTCCCGCTCATCGTCATCAACGTGCAACGCGGCGGTCCTTCCACCGGTCTGCCGACCAACGTCGAGCAGTCCGACCTCATGCAGGCCATCTACGGCAGTCACGGCGATGCCCCGCGCATCGTGCTCGCGCCGCAAAACGTCGAGGACTGTTTCCACATCGCCCTCGAAGCCGGTCGGCTCGCCCGCGAGTATTCGACGCCGGTGATCATTCTCACCGACCAGGCCCTCGCCTCGCGCATCGAAGCCTTCGACGAGCCCGACGTCGACGCCGTTATGGTCGAACCCGGACCCCACCTCCAAAACCACGGCGAGGAATTCAAACCCTACCCGCTCGACGCTCTCACGCGCCACGCACCTCCGGGCTCGAAAATCGAAGGCACGCGCTACCCCACCGTCACCGGTCTCGAACACGACGAGCACGGCCATCCGTCGGGCAACCCCGCCCAACACCAGAAGATGACCAACAAGCGCCGCGACAAGCTGCGCCAACTGGCCAAGGAAATCGCCCGTCCCGAAATCCACGGTGCCCAGGAAGGTGATACCCTGCTCGTCGGCTGGGGCTCCACCTACGGCCCGTTGCGCGAGGCGACGAACCGTTCGTGTGCCGCCGGTCAGAAGGTCGGCCACATTCACATCCGTCACCTCAACCCGCTGCCCCCCGAGCTCGAGCGCATCTTCTCGCGCTTCCGCCAGGTCTTCGTCGTCGAGATGAACGACCGCGGTCTCTACGGCTACGGCCAACTCGCGACCCTGCTCCGCGCTCGCTACGCCAACCCCGCCATCCGCTCGATCACCAAGACCGACGGACTCGCCTTCAAAGTCAGCGAGATTCAAGCCGGCATGGCCTCGCTCTCCGGCACCCGCACCGCCTCCGTCTCCGCCTACCCCGAAACGTAA